The proteins below are encoded in one region of Ochotona princeps isolate mOchPri1 chromosome 24, mOchPri1.hap1, whole genome shotgun sequence:
- the LOC131483303 gene encoding KRAB domain-containing protein 4-like isoform X2, giving the protein MSRSQGPVSFKDVAVGFTQEEWQQLEPVQRRTYREVTLENYSHLVAVGGDVSKPRVIVKLELGEEPWLADRELPCLSPLGEQQECLLSQPR; this is encoded by the exons ATGAGCCGATCGCAG GGGCCCGTGTCGTTCAAGGACGTGGCCGTGGGCTTCACACAGGAGGagtggcagcagctggagccggTGCAGAGGAGGACTTACCGGGAGGTGACGCTGGAGAACTACAGCCACCTCGTGGCCGTGG GCGGTGACGTCTCCAAGCCACGCGTGATCGTGAAGTtggagctgggagaggagccATGGCTGGCGGACAGAGAGCTTCCCTGTCTGAGTCCTCTAGGTGAGCAACAAGAGTGTTTACTGTCCCAGCCGAGGTGA
- the LOC131483303 gene encoding KRAB domain-containing protein 4-like isoform X1: MTACVIPFAGVDSCCWPESQTCAGSNPSCSTFDPAPCLWSGRAAEHGPALAVVAIQGQNQQGPVSFKDVAVGFTQEEWQQLEPVQRRTYREVTLENYSHLVAVGGDVSKPRVIVKLELGEEPWLADRELPCLSPLGEQQECLLSQPR, encoded by the exons ATGACCGCTTGTGTGATCCCCTTTGCTGGAGTAGATTCCTGTTGTTGGCCGGAATCCCAGAcgtgtgctggttcaaatcccagctgctccacatttgatccagctccctgcttatggtctgggagagcagcagagcacggcccagctctggccgttgtggccattcagggacaGAATCAGCAG GGGCCCGTGTCGTTCAAGGACGTGGCCGTGGGCTTCACACAGGAGGagtggcagcagctggagccggTGCAGAGGAGGACTTACCGGGAGGTGACGCTGGAGAACTACAGCCACCTCGTGGCCGTGG GCGGTGACGTCTCCAAGCCACGCGTGATCGTGAAGTtggagctgggagaggagccATGGCTGGCGGACAGAGAGCTTCCCTGTCTGAGTCCTCTAGGTGAGCAACAAGAGTGTTTACTGTCCCAGCCGAGGTGA